A genomic window from Flavobacterium johnsoniae includes:
- a CDS encoding SusC/RagA family TonB-linked outer membrane protein: MKKKLERYTWLCILLISIGVNAQETKPLIQSKLEGIVIDAVTKEPVIGASINIKGTTHGVQTDFDGKFYFQTGQKFPYTLIVSFLGYKRTEVVVDKNAVVIELTEEQNQLSEVVVTALGISKEKKSLGYTTQALKNRDIAETKETNFLNSLSGKLAGVRITNSQGDMGSSRIIIRGETSIAGNNQPLFVVDGVPVDNSQLGSVGGATRDFKNAIADLNPNDIETLTVLKGPNAAALYGSRAAHGVVLITTKSGKSQKGLGITLNSGITISQVATLPSFQNSYGQGSNGRFSFVDGKGGGINDGVDESWGPRLDGRLIPQFYSNGVAVPFVAHPNNVKDFFNTGVTYDNSISVARSDEKSDFRLGVNNQKQLGTVPNSEVNKTNFTINTNYQISKNIKVGVTGNYITTNAPALPGGPSGNRAAGVMLQFLWFGRQVDINQLQSNRDVNWNNSYYSNPYWNAYYNTTSQQRNRFIGDVHLDAKLAEGLNFRFRTGVDYYNDRRKYTIKYGTNGTPFGSYAEDAYTVNEQNTEGIFTYTKKLTDDFSLDALAGFNIRNHSDANNYQKAPRLAVPDLYTLTNSRDPLTSSNVLSRLRVYSAYASAQLGYKNYAYLNLTARNDWSSTLPSSNRSYFYPSVNGSLVLTEALKIKSNTLDFLKLRGGWSEVGNDADPYQLSTIYNFQTAFDGNPIQTSSQKKLNENLKPETTRSTEVGLEATFWKNRLHFDVAYYNTNSFDQILEIKTTASSGYNSQLINAGKINNNGIEIQLDGSPIQTENFKWNIGANYSRNRSKVEILDYAKQIQNYTIGSSGGVDVLASVGQAYGALYGTAYLRDASGNIVVGANGLPKADPTKRVLGHYTPDYLAGVTNTLTYKNLELSFLVDASVGGEIFSGTNRTGTYTGVLANTLPGRGAENGGLNYYLNGTTKTLVNGSAPAGATVYDDGMIFNGVYENGSPNTTVLSAQEYYKASYNISEAYIYSSTFVKMREIKLSYNFTKTFAKKLGLEGASITAVGRNLFFIYKDAPNIDPETAFNTGNAQGLESLALPTTRNFSLNVNLKF; the protein is encoded by the coding sequence ATGAAAAAAAAATTAGAAAGATATACATGGTTATGTATTTTGTTGATTTCCATAGGAGTTAACGCGCAAGAAACGAAGCCATTGATTCAGTCAAAATTAGAAGGAATCGTAATTGATGCTGTTACAAAGGAGCCCGTTATTGGAGCTTCAATTAACATAAAAGGAACTACACACGGAGTTCAGACAGATTTTGATGGAAAATTTTATTTCCAAACCGGTCAAAAGTTTCCTTATACTTTAATAGTTAGCTTTTTAGGCTACAAAAGAACAGAAGTTGTAGTCGATAAAAATGCTGTAGTTATTGAACTTACAGAAGAACAAAATCAGTTGTCGGAAGTTGTGGTTACGGCTTTAGGTATTTCTAAAGAAAAAAAATCTTTAGGATATACAACTCAAGCACTTAAAAACAGAGATATTGCCGAGACAAAAGAAACGAATTTCTTAAACAGTCTTAGCGGAAAATTAGCTGGTGTTCGTATCACAAATTCTCAAGGAGATATGGGATCTTCTCGTATTATTATTCGTGGAGAAACTTCGATTGCTGGAAATAATCAGCCATTATTTGTGGTAGACGGTGTTCCTGTAGATAACTCGCAGTTAGGAAGTGTTGGTGGAGCAACGCGTGACTTTAAAAATGCAATTGCAGATTTAAACCCGAATGATATTGAAACTTTAACTGTATTGAAAGGACCAAACGCGGCGGCGCTTTACGGATCTCGTGCGGCGCATGGAGTTGTTTTAATTACTACAAAATCAGGAAAAAGCCAGAAAGGTTTAGGAATTACTTTAAATTCTGGTATTACAATTTCTCAGGTTGCTACTTTGCCAAGTTTCCAAAATTCATACGGACAAGGTTCAAACGGAAGATTTAGTTTTGTTGATGGAAAAGGTGGCGGAATAAATGATGGAGTTGACGAAAGCTGGGGACCAAGATTAGACGGAAGACTTATTCCACAATTTTACTCAAATGGAGTAGCAGTTCCTTTTGTTGCACATCCAAACAATGTAAAAGACTTTTTCAATACAGGAGTTACTTACGACAATAGTATTTCTGTTGCTAGATCAGATGAAAAATCAGATTTTCGTTTAGGAGTAAATAATCAAAAACAATTGGGAACGGTTCCAAACAGTGAAGTAAATAAAACAAACTTTACGATTAACACCAATTACCAGATTTCTAAAAATATTAAAGTAGGAGTTACAGGAAATTATATTACAACTAATGCTCCAGCTTTACCAGGTGGACCTTCTGGAAACCGTGCTGCGGGTGTAATGCTTCAGTTTCTTTGGTTTGGTCGCCAGGTTGATATTAATCAGCTTCAAAGCAACCGTGATGTTAACTGGAACAACAGTTACTACAGCAACCCTTATTGGAATGCTTATTATAATACTACAAGTCAGCAGCGTAACCGTTTTATTGGTGATGTGCACTTGGACGCGAAATTGGCTGAAGGTCTTAATTTCAGATTCCGTACAGGAGTTGATTATTATAATGATAGAAGAAAATATACTATTAAATACGGTACAAACGGAACGCCATTCGGATCGTATGCTGAAGATGCTTACACGGTAAACGAACAAAATACAGAAGGTATTTTTACTTATACCAAAAAACTAACGGATGATTTTAGTTTAGACGCTCTTGCCGGATTTAATATTCGTAATCACAGCGATGCAAACAATTATCAAAAAGCACCACGTTTGGCGGTACCAGATTTATACACTTTGACAAACTCTAGAGACCCGTTGACATCTTCGAATGTATTATCGAGATTGAGAGTTTATAGTGCTTATGCATCTGCTCAATTAGGATATAAAAATTATGCTTATTTGAACTTAACAGCGCGTAACGACTGGTCTTCAACATTGCCAAGCAGTAATCGTTCTTATTTTTATCCTTCGGTTAACGGAAGTTTGGTTTTAACGGAAGCATTAAAAATTAAAAGTAATACACTTGATTTCTTGAAATTACGCGGAGGATGGTCTGAAGTAGGAAATGATGCAGATCCGTACCAATTATCGACGATTTATAATTTCCAAACAGCATTTGACGGAAATCCAATTCAAACTTCTTCACAAAAGAAATTGAATGAGAATTTGAAACCAGAAACAACACGTTCTACTGAAGTTGGTTTAGAAGCTACTTTCTGGAAAAACAGATTGCATTTTGATGTTGCTTATTACAACACAAACAGTTTCGATCAGATTTTAGAAATCAAAACAACGGCTTCAAGTGGTTATAATTCACAGTTAATCAATGCAGGAAAAATAAATAATAATGGTATTGAAATTCAGTTAGATGGAAGCCCGATTCAGACAGAAAACTTCAAATGGAATATTGGAGCAAATTATTCTAGAAATAGAAGTAAAGTGGAGATTTTGGATTATGCAAAACAGATTCAGAACTATACAATAGGTTCTTCAGGAGGAGTTGATGTTTTGGCATCTGTTGGACAAGCTTATGGAGCACTTTACGGAACTGCTTATTTACGCGATGCCAGCGGAAATATCGTAGTAGGAGCAAACGGATTGCCAAAAGCAGATCCGACGAAGAGAGTTTTAGGACACTATACCCCAGATTATCTTGCTGGTGTTACGAATACTTTGACTTATAAAAACTTAGAATTATCATTTCTTGTTGACGCAAGTGTTGGTGGAGAAATTTTCTCAGGAACAAATAGAACTGGTACTTATACAGGAGTATTAGCTAATACATTGCCAGGACGTGGAGCCGAAAATGGTGGTTTAAATTATTACTTAAACGGTACAACAAAAACGTTAGTTAATGGATCTGCGCCAGCTGGAGCAACAGTATATGATGATGGTATGATTTTTAATGGAGTGTACGAAAACGGAAGTCCGAACACAACAGTACTTAGCGCTCAGGAATATTATAAAGCTTCATACAACATTAGTGAAGCTTATATATACAGTTCAACTTTTGTAAAAATGAGAGAAATAAAATTGTCATACAATTTCACAAAAACATTTGCTAAAAAACTGGGATTAGAAGGAGCAAGTATTACTGCAGTTGGACGTAACTTATTTTTCATCTATAAAGATGCGCCAAATATCGATCCTGAAACTGCTTTCAATACAGGAAATGCACAAGGTTTGGAAAGTTTGGCTTTACCAACAACGAGAAATTTCAGTCTTAACGTTAATCTTAAATTCTAA
- a CDS encoding SusD/RagB family nutrient-binding outer membrane lipoprotein has protein sequence MLKKLSYIILFGLTLTSCSDTLDDINKNPNATETPLAPYLLTGTLKQGADLYWGSDNNFNSSLLFVQHWAKIQYTEPDRYDVSNTSFTSLWNTGYATLITDLNTIINFPDAQANSNYKGIALTLRSWTFLLLTDAYGSIPYKEAGLKVTPAYNTQKEVYTGLLEDLKQAQSLLSTSNGTVTGDLVYKGDIAKWKRYVNSLRLRIALRISDKEPALAKQAAIDATSDAAGVLSSNADTFKFTYISSPQQNPASAWFETRDDFRISKTMVDKLKEFSDPRLPVYAQLPSDASVGTYVGGANGLSNSDANNQGFAKTSKPGTYFLTSTSPAVIYSYSEVLFNLAEAAARGYISGDAETLYKNAITASFNQFGITDATAISNYLNQASVKYDASNYAKSIGTQKWIAFYGQGLDAFTEWRRLDYPVLTAGPATVLDGKIPSRFFYPGTEQSLNGNSYQAAIAVQGKDLLTTKLWFDAK, from the coding sequence ATGCTAAAAAAGCTATCATATATAATCTTATTCGGATTGACACTGACGTCATGCAGTGATACTTTGGATGATATTAATAAAAATCCGAACGCTACCGAAACTCCATTAGCGCCTTATTTGCTAACTGGAACATTAAAACAAGGAGCCGATTTATATTGGGGTTCAGACAACAATTTTAACTCGTCTTTGCTATTTGTTCAGCATTGGGCTAAAATTCAATACACAGAACCAGATAGATACGATGTTTCTAATACGTCTTTCACTTCTTTGTGGAATACAGGTTATGCAACCTTAATTACAGATTTAAATACAATAATTAATTTTCCAGATGCACAAGCAAATTCAAACTACAAAGGAATTGCTTTAACGCTTCGTTCTTGGACATTTCTTTTGCTGACAGATGCTTACGGAAGTATTCCTTACAAAGAAGCTGGATTGAAAGTAACGCCTGCTTATAATACTCAAAAAGAAGTTTATACAGGTTTGCTAGAAGATTTAAAACAAGCGCAATCTTTATTAAGCACTTCAAACGGTACTGTAACGGGTGATTTAGTTTATAAAGGAGATATTGCAAAATGGAAAAGATATGTAAATTCACTTCGTTTGAGAATTGCGTTGAGAATTTCTGATAAAGAACCTGCTTTGGCTAAACAAGCTGCAATTGATGCAACTAGTGATGCAGCAGGAGTATTAAGCAGCAATGCTGATACTTTCAAATTTACTTATATCAGTTCACCTCAGCAAAATCCTGCTTCTGCTTGGTTCGAAACTCGTGATGATTTCCGTATTTCCAAAACTATGGTTGATAAGTTAAAAGAATTTTCAGATCCGCGTTTGCCAGTTTATGCACAATTGCCATCAGATGCAAGTGTTGGTACTTACGTTGGAGGAGCAAACGGATTATCTAACAGCGATGCGAATAATCAAGGTTTTGCTAAAACATCGAAACCGGGAACTTATTTCTTGACTTCAACTTCGCCAGCTGTAATTTATTCTTATTCTGAAGTTTTATTTAATCTTGCAGAAGCGGCGGCTCGCGGATATATTTCTGGAGATGCCGAAACACTTTATAAAAATGCGATTACAGCATCATTTAATCAATTTGGTATTACTGATGCAACAGCGATTTCTAATTATCTAAATCAGGCTAGTGTAAAGTACGATGCTTCAAATTATGCTAAATCAATTGGAACTCAAAAATGGATTGCATTTTATGGACAAGGTCTAGATGCTTTTACAGAATGGAGAAGATTAGATTATCCTGTATTAACTGCTGGTCCAGCTACAGTTTTGGACGGAAAAATACCTTCTCGTTTCTTTTATCCTGGAACTGAGCAATCATTAAATGGAAATAGCTATCAAGCGGCAATCGCTGTTCAAGGAAAAGATTTGCTAACAACAAAATTATGGTTTGACGCTAAATAA